The proteins below come from a single Chlorogloeopsis sp. ULAP01 genomic window:
- a CDS encoding MBL fold metallo-hydrolase, which yields MSNFKLSPPDNHLSENQAQSIPNQVKKFIVQFWGVRGLIASPSNKTNLYGGNTACVEMQVANKRLVFDGGTGLRILGKSWLELKQPLQAHLFFTNSQSNRIQGFPFFGPAFLPENSFHIYGIAASNGASIKQCLCDQMLLPHFPYPLQEMQSELQFHNLTPGKVIKIDDLTVTTALINQTQKSIGYRIDWQNYSVAYVTDLHDRANEVEQKYIQQLTKDVDLLIANPTTPQKFYRTDRDSHWQTAVDLAHVSGAKQLVISHHHPDDHDDFLDRIQTEIKSAFPASLIAREGLTLVVAE from the coding sequence ATGTCAAATTTTAAGCTTTCGCCTCCAGATAATCACTTAAGTGAGAACCAAGCTCAATCAATTCCTAACCAAGTTAAAAAATTTATAGTGCAATTTTGGGGTGTAAGGGGTTTAATCGCTTCCCCAAGTAACAAAACTAACCTTTACGGTGGTAATACTGCCTGTGTTGAAATGCAGGTAGCTAATAAGCGTTTGGTTTTTGATGGAGGTACTGGTTTACGCATTCTAGGTAAAAGTTGGCTAGAACTAAAACAACCTTTACAAGCGCATTTATTTTTTACTAACTCCCAATCAAATCGTATTCAAGGATTTCCATTTTTTGGCCCGGCATTTCTTCCAGAAAATAGTTTTCATATTTACGGGATAGCTGCTTCAAATGGAGCTTCTATTAAGCAGTGTTTGTGCGATCAAATGCTACTGCCACATTTTCCTTACCCTCTACAGGAAATGCAGTCTGAATTGCAGTTCCACAATTTGACGCCAGGTAAAGTGATAAAGATAGATGATCTCACAGTCACAACAGCATTAATTAATCAAACTCAAAAATCTATTGGATACCGAATTGACTGGCAGAACTATAGTGTTGCCTACGTAACGGATTTGCACGATCGCGCTAATGAAGTGGAGCAAAAATACATTCAACAGCTTACCAAAGATGTTGATTTACTGATTGCCAATCCCACTACTCCCCAAAAATTCTACAGAACAGATCGTGATTCACACTGGCAAACAGCTGTAGATTTAGCTCATGTATCTGGCGCTAAACAACTAGTAATCTCTCATCATCACCCAGATGATCATGATGATTTTCTTGATCGCATCCAAACGGAAATTAAATCTGCTTTTCCCGCAAGTTTAATTGCTCGTGAAGGTTTAACTTTAGTTGTTGCTGAGTAG
- the panD gene encoding aspartate 1-decarboxylase has product MQRTLLLAKIHNCTLTGANINYVGSISIDQMLMDKVGILPYEQVQVVNITNGQRFITYAIPAPAYSGAIELNGAAARLGITGDRLIIMTYGQLSLEELKNYSPTVVIVDEQNQILEVRRYDELLSKT; this is encoded by the coding sequence ATGCAGCGCACGCTTCTTTTGGCAAAAATTCATAACTGCACTCTTACAGGAGCTAATATCAACTACGTGGGTAGCATCAGTATAGATCAAATGCTGATGGATAAAGTTGGTATATTACCCTACGAACAAGTGCAAGTAGTAAACATTACCAATGGGCAGCGTTTCATTACTTATGCAATCCCGGCTCCAGCCTACTCAGGAGCGATTGAATTAAATGGAGCTGCTGCACGTCTAGGCATTACTGGCGATCGCCTGATTATAATGACTTACGGGCAGTTAAGTTTGGAAGAGTTAAAAAATTACTCTCCGACTGTTGTCATCGTGGACGAGCAGAACCAGATTTTAGAGGTTCGGCGTTATGATGAACTGCTTAGTAAGACGTAG
- a CDS encoding ferredoxin--nitrite reductase, with the protein MTNAATTTASLNKFEKFKAEKDGLAVKAEIEKFASLGWEAMDETDRDHRLKWVGVFFRPVTPGKFMMRMRMPNGILTHHQMRVLAEVVQRYGDDGSADITTRQNIQLRGIRIEDLPEIFNKFHTVGLTSVQSGMDNVRNITGDPVAGLDADELFDTRELVQQIQDMITNKGEGNSEFTNLPRKFNIAITGGRDNSVHAEINDLAFVPAFKDDTGTRGGGDTENIFDNFSASDSLSTSQKIFGFNVLVGGFFSGKRCEAAIPLNAWVLPEDVVALCRAVLEVFRDCGLRANRQKSRLMWLIDEWGLEKFRLEVENHLGKSLLPAAPKDEIDWEKRDHIGVHKQKQPGLNYVGLHVPVGRLTADDMFEIARLAEVYGSGEIRLTVEQNVIIPNISDSRLVMFLTEPLLEKFSITPKQLTRSLVSCTGAQFCNFALIETKQRALAMIKTLEEELELTHPVRIHWTGCPNSCGQPQVADIGLMGTKVRKNGKTVEGVDIYMGGKVGKEAHLGTCVQKGIPCEDLQPVLRDLLIQNFGAKPRQEALVSH; encoded by the coding sequence ATGACAAACGCAGCAACTACCACAGCCAGCCTCAATAAGTTCGAGAAATTTAAGGCAGAAAAAGATGGACTCGCCGTCAAGGCTGAGATTGAAAAATTTGCCTCTTTAGGTTGGGAGGCAATGGACGAAACGGATCGCGATCATCGCCTAAAGTGGGTGGGTGTGTTCTTTCGCCCAGTCACACCAGGTAAATTTATGATGCGGATGCGGATGCCCAACGGGATTCTCACTCATCATCAAATGCGAGTGTTAGCAGAAGTAGTGCAGCGTTACGGCGATGACGGCAGCGCTGACATTACTACTAGACAGAATATCCAATTAAGAGGCATCCGTATAGAAGACTTACCGGAAATCTTTAACAAATTTCATACAGTCGGCTTAACCAGTGTGCAATCAGGGATGGATAACGTCCGCAACATTACTGGCGATCCAGTAGCGGGATTGGATGCGGATGAGTTATTCGACACTCGTGAGTTGGTGCAACAAATTCAAGACATGATTACCAATAAAGGCGAAGGTAATTCAGAATTCACCAACCTACCACGGAAATTTAATATTGCCATTACCGGTGGACGAGATAATTCCGTTCACGCAGAAATTAACGATTTGGCTTTCGTGCCAGCCTTTAAAGATGACACGGGGACAAGGGGAGGTGGAGACACGGAGAATATTTTTGATAATTTCTCCGCGTCTGATTCACTCTCCACTTCCCAAAAAATCTTTGGCTTTAACGTTCTAGTCGGAGGCTTCTTTTCTGGCAAACGCTGTGAAGCAGCCATTCCTCTAAATGCGTGGGTACTGCCAGAAGATGTAGTTGCCTTGTGTAGGGCGGTTTTGGAGGTTTTTCGCGACTGCGGTTTACGCGCCAATCGTCAAAAATCCCGCCTGATGTGGCTAATTGATGAATGGGGTTTAGAAAAGTTTCGCCTAGAAGTCGAGAATCACTTGGGTAAGTCATTATTGCCCGCAGCGCCAAAAGACGAAATTGATTGGGAAAAACGCGATCACATTGGGGTACACAAGCAAAAGCAACCAGGATTAAACTATGTCGGCTTGCACGTTCCTGTCGGTAGGTTAACCGCCGATGATATGTTTGAAATCGCACGTCTAGCAGAAGTGTACGGTAGCGGTGAAATCCGCCTCACAGTTGAGCAAAATGTAATTATCCCCAATATTTCTGACTCACGCTTGGTGATGTTTTTAACAGAACCGCTGCTAGAGAAGTTTTCAATTACCCCTAAACAATTAACGCGATCGCTCGTTTCTTGTACCGGCGCACAATTTTGCAACTTTGCCCTCATTGAAACAAAGCAGCGTGCTTTAGCAATGATTAAAACCCTAGAAGAAGAGCTAGAACTCACTCATCCAGTGCGAATCCATTGGACTGGTTGTCCTAACTCTTGCGGACAGCCCCAAGTAGCAGATATCGGCTTGATGGGAACCAAAGTCCGTAAAAACGGCAAAACAGTAGAAGGGGTTGACATCTATATGGGCGGCAAAGTTGGCAAAGAAGCACATTTGGGAACTTGCGTGCAAAAAGGCATTCCCTGCGAAGACTTACAGCCTGTATTGCGAGACTTACTCATTCAGAACTTTGGGGCGAAACCGAGGCAAGAAGCTTTGGTGAGTCATTAG
- a CDS encoding HEAT repeat domain-containing protein, with the protein MNTFHQLLLEAQTAHDAGDWQLLIQCLQQLVLEKNLKNPQEVENREKLLSLALCVLAVGDFQQRWEIAKVFVNLGIIAIPSLVEILIDEEAEEELRWYAARVLGEYRHPEAIAALIELLKTEEDEELKTVATAALGQSGTLAINALTELLAQESTRLLAARSLSLIRHQETIAPLLSVVEDPQVAVRVVAIEALTSFHDLRVPPTLLKALDDVAASVRREAVLGLGFRPDLCGSLDLANKLKTKLYDFNLEVCCAAAIALSRIGGNDAAMYLFEVLISPNTPEKLQLEIIRALGWMENAKALEYLQTALNQLGAMTLWQEIVTVLGRVTNPQLTPIAAQILLTILQQRHPAVEIATVKKAIALSLGQLGKKEAVEPLIQFVADADALVRLHAIAALKNLAPETGRRKLQQLVNSAALTPDLQQAVFTALAEW; encoded by the coding sequence GTGAATACTTTCCATCAGCTTTTACTGGAAGCGCAGACAGCACATGATGCAGGTGACTGGCAGTTGCTAATTCAATGCCTGCAACAGTTGGTTTTAGAAAAAAATTTAAAAAATCCACAAGAAGTAGAAAATCGAGAAAAACTGCTGAGTTTAGCACTATGTGTCCTTGCAGTTGGAGATTTTCAGCAGCGCTGGGAGATTGCTAAAGTATTTGTAAATTTAGGAATAATCGCTATTCCCTCATTGGTTGAGATCCTGATAGATGAAGAGGCAGAAGAAGAATTACGTTGGTATGCAGCACGTGTATTGGGAGAGTATCGACATCCAGAAGCAATAGCTGCTTTGATCGAATTGCTGAAAACGGAAGAAGATGAAGAACTAAAGACTGTAGCTACAGCAGCATTGGGTCAAAGTGGTACACTTGCTATTAACGCTCTCACAGAATTGCTTGCACAAGAAAGTACACGTTTATTAGCCGCGCGATCGCTTTCCTTAATTAGACACCAAGAAACTATCGCACCACTGTTGAGCGTAGTAGAAGATCCACAAGTAGCCGTCCGTGTCGTCGCCATTGAAGCCCTCACTAGCTTTCATGATCTTCGTGTACCACCGACACTTTTAAAAGCTTTGGATGATGTCGCTGCCTCTGTGAGACGAGAAGCAGTGCTAGGTTTAGGTTTTCGTCCTGATTTGTGCGGTTCGTTAGATTTAGCAAACAAACTCAAAACCAAGCTCTATGATTTTAATCTTGAGGTTTGTTGTGCAGCGGCAATTGCCTTGTCTCGGATTGGTGGTAACGATGCTGCTATGTACTTATTTGAAGTGCTGATATCTCCCAATACACCAGAAAAATTGCAATTGGAAATTATCCGCGCTCTGGGCTGGATGGAGAACGCCAAGGCTCTTGAATATCTTCAAACCGCACTCAACCAACTGGGAGCAATGACACTGTGGCAGGAAATCGTTACGGTTTTGGGGCGAGTCACCAATCCGCAGTTAACCCCGATCGCAGCACAAATACTATTAACTATCTTGCAACAAAGGCACCCAGCAGTTGAAATCGCCACAGTTAAAAAAGCGATCGCACTGTCTTTAGGACAATTAGGCAAAAAAGAAGCTGTTGAACCTCTAATTCAATTTGTGGCAGATGCAGATGCGCTGGTAAGACTGCACGCGATCGCCGCATTAAAAAATCTTGCTCCAGAAACAGGAAGACGAAAATTGCAGCAGTTAGTAAACAGTGCTGCTTTAACACCTGATTTGCAACAAGCTGTCTTTACTGCTTTAGCTGAGTGGTAA
- the ntrB gene encoding nitrate ABC transporter permease, producing MAAILGSRTIRKKNRSNFNKLVSRKIIPPLVAIAIFLVIWQLLCLNPNFKLPGPIETISETWDPFIINPFFDNGETDKGLGWQILNSLGRVGLGFSLAAVVGIVLGIVIGANKLLNNAVDPIIQVLRTVPPLAWLPISLAAFQQANPSAIFVIFITSIWPILINTIVGVQHIPQDYINVARVLRLKGVKYFFKIVFPATVPYIFTGLRIGIGLSWLAIVAAEMLVGGVGIGSFIWDAYNTTTETNLSEIIIALIYVGLVGLFLDKLVAFVASKVVAVEQK from the coding sequence ATGGCTGCTATTCTTGGAAGTCGTACTATCAGAAAAAAGAACCGTAGCAATTTTAATAAATTAGTATCTAGAAAAATCATTCCTCCCTTAGTAGCCATCGCTATTTTTCTGGTAATTTGGCAATTACTATGTTTAAACCCTAACTTTAAATTACCAGGGCCAATAGAAACAATTTCCGAAACATGGGATCCTTTTATAATTAATCCATTTTTCGATAATGGTGAAACTGATAAAGGCTTAGGTTGGCAAATACTTAATAGCCTTGGCAGAGTTGGTTTGGGCTTTTCGTTAGCTGCGGTTGTCGGTATTGTATTGGGAATTGTGATTGGCGCTAATAAATTACTCAATAATGCAGTAGATCCCATTATCCAAGTCTTGCGAACTGTACCACCTCTAGCATGGTTGCCAATTTCCTTGGCAGCATTTCAACAGGCAAATCCTTCAGCTATTTTCGTGATTTTTATTACATCCATTTGGCCAATTTTGATTAACACCATAGTAGGTGTGCAACACATTCCCCAAGACTACATCAATGTTGCCAGGGTGTTACGGCTCAAAGGAGTCAAGTATTTCTTTAAAATAGTTTTTCCTGCCACTGTTCCTTATATCTTTACAGGATTGCGAATTGGTATCGGTTTATCTTGGCTAGCAATTGTAGCTGCGGAAATGTTGGTTGGTGGTGTAGGAATTGGTTCATTTATTTGGGATGCCTACAATACAACAACAGAAACCAATTTAAGTGAGATTATCATAGCTCTCATCTATGTCGGCTTGGTTGGCTTATTTCTAGATAAATTAGTCGCTTTTGTCGCTAGCAAAGTTGTAGCAGTAGAACAGAAATAG
- a CDS encoding CmpA/NrtA family ABC transporter substrate-binding protein: MSSFSRRKFIITTGAAAAASILAHGCSSSNSNSATTSNGTPSAVPAANSTAVANAPKVETTKAKLGFIALTDSAPLIIAKEKGFFAKYGMTDVEVSKQKSWPVTRDNLKIGSAGGGIDGAHILSPMPYLMTINDKVPMYILARLNTNGQAISVANKLKDLKVGLQSKGLKQAADQAKANKQAMKVAMTFPGGTHDLWMRYWLAAGGIDPNQDVALEAVPPPQMVANMKVGTVDAFCVGEPWNAQLVSQNLGYTALVTGELWNNHPEKAFAMRKDWVDKNPNAAQALLMAIMEAQQWCDASENKEEMCKICSDRKYFNVAAADILERSKGNIDYGDGRKQQNFQYRMKFWADNASYPYKSHDTWFLTEEIRWGYLPQDIKIKEIVDQVNREDLWKKAAKALGVADAEIPTNTSRGVETFFDGVKFDPEKPEAYLKSLKIKKV, translated from the coding sequence ATGAGCAGTTTTTCGAGAAGAAAATTTATTATTACTACAGGTGCAGCCGCAGCAGCTTCTATTTTGGCTCACGGTTGCTCCTCCAGTAACTCTAACTCAGCTACAACAAGTAATGGCACACCTTCCGCCGTACCTGCTGCTAATTCAACTGCTGTAGCTAACGCTCCCAAAGTAGAAACAACCAAAGCTAAGTTGGGATTCATCGCTCTCACTGATTCTGCTCCCTTGATTATTGCCAAAGAAAAAGGTTTCTTTGCCAAGTACGGCATGACAGATGTTGAAGTGAGCAAGCAAAAATCCTGGCCTGTAACCCGTGATAACTTAAAAATTGGCTCGGCTGGTGGCGGCATTGATGGCGCACACATCCTCAGCCCCATGCCCTATCTCATGACCATTAATGATAAAGTGCCGATGTATATCTTGGCACGGTTAAATACTAACGGTCAGGCTATCTCTGTTGCCAATAAATTGAAAGACTTGAAAGTTGGTTTACAGAGTAAAGGGCTAAAACAAGCTGCCGATCAAGCCAAAGCCAATAAACAAGCCATGAAAGTTGCAATGACTTTTCCTGGTGGCACCCACGATTTGTGGATGCGCTATTGGCTCGCAGCTGGCGGCATCGATCCCAATCAAGATGTGGCTTTGGAAGCAGTACCACCCCCACAAATGGTGGCAAATATGAAAGTCGGTACTGTCGATGCCTTTTGTGTGGGAGAGCCTTGGAACGCCCAATTAGTAAGCCAAAATTTGGGTTATACAGCCTTGGTAACAGGTGAGTTGTGGAACAACCATCCAGAAAAAGCCTTTGCTATGCGCAAAGATTGGGTTGATAAAAATCCTAATGCTGCCCAAGCACTGTTGATGGCAATTATGGAAGCCCAACAGTGGTGTGATGCGAGTGAAAACAAAGAGGAGATGTGCAAAATCTGCTCCGATCGCAAATACTTTAACGTTGCCGCCGCAGATATTTTAGAACGGTCTAAAGGCAATATTGACTATGGCGATGGACGCAAGCAACAAAACTTCCAATATCGGATGAAGTTTTGGGCTGATAATGCCTCCTATCCTTACAAGAGCCACGATACTTGGTTTTTAACAGAAGAAATTCGCTGGGGCTATTTACCACAAGATATCAAGATTAAAGAAATAGTAGACCAGGTGAACAGAGAGGACTTGTGGAAGAAAGCCGCTAAAGCCCTTGGTGTTGCTGATGCAGAAATTCCTACCAACACTTCTCGCGGTGTAGAGACTTTCTTTGATGGTGTCAAATTCGATCCAGAAAAACCAGAAGCATACTTAAAAAGCTTGAAAATCAAGAAAGTCTAA
- a CDS encoding LysR family transcriptional regulator yields MRLEQLQAFLAIAETGSFQGAARKCGVTQSTISRQIQALEGDLGLELFHRTSQAKLTLAGERLLPRARKICQEWQTATQEITDLVAGKQPELCIAVIHSLCAYYLPPVLQKFCHDYPDIQLRVTSLGSDRALKVLKDGLVDMAIVMNNRFLTVGKEIVVETLYDEPIEVLTAVNHPLAQYERVPWQELIRYPQVVFKDGYGMQRLVQDRFERLQATLQAVLEVNTLDAFRGVVRQGELVALLPHSALVEARKDPTLAVRPLASNGGVPDNSALTRRVVMVTTQDRLQIPPIQHFWQLVRENIPPQVSLERSAC; encoded by the coding sequence ATGCGACTAGAACAGTTGCAAGCCTTTCTGGCGATCGCGGAAACCGGTAGCTTCCAAGGGGCAGCAAGAAAATGTGGTGTTACCCAATCGACTATCAGTCGCCAAATCCAGGCACTGGAAGGAGATTTGGGATTGGAGTTATTTCATAGAACAAGTCAGGCGAAACTGACGCTAGCTGGTGAACGGTTGCTTCCCCGCGCCCGCAAAATTTGCCAAGAGTGGCAGACAGCTACGCAGGAAATAACAGATTTAGTAGCAGGAAAGCAGCCTGAATTGTGTATAGCTGTGATTCACTCGCTGTGTGCTTATTATTTACCACCAGTACTGCAAAAATTTTGTCATGACTATCCAGATATACAGTTGCGAGTTACATCCTTGGGCAGCGATCGCGCCCTAAAAGTCCTTAAAGATGGGCTGGTGGATATGGCAATTGTCATGAATAATCGCTTTTTAACTGTTGGCAAAGAAATCGTGGTGGAAACCCTATATGATGAACCAATAGAAGTTTTAACAGCAGTCAATCACCCGCTAGCGCAATATGAACGCGTTCCTTGGCAGGAGCTGATTCGCTATCCGCAAGTGGTTTTTAAGGATGGTTATGGGATGCAACGGCTGGTACAAGATAGATTTGAACGACTGCAAGCTACATTGCAAGCAGTTTTGGAGGTAAACACTCTAGATGCTTTCCGAGGAGTAGTGCGTCAGGGAGAACTGGTGGCTTTACTACCTCATTCAGCCTTAGTGGAAGCACGTAAAGATCCTACACTTGCGGTTCGCCCTCTTGCTAGCAATGGTGGAGTACCTGACAATTCTGCTTTGACTCGCCGAGTTGTGATGGTGACGACTCAAGATCGGCTGCAAATTCCTCCGATTCAGCATTTTTGGCAGTTAGTGCGAGAAAATATACCACCACAAGTTTCTTTGGAGCGATCGGCTTGTTAG
- a CDS encoding inorganic diphosphatase, which yields MDLSRIPAQPKPGLINVLIEISGGSKNKYEFDKELQAFALDRVLYSSVQYPYDYGFVPNTLADDGDPLDGMVLMDEPTFPGCIIAARPIGMLEMIDGGDRDEKILCVPDKDPRYAHVKSLKDVAPHRLEEIAEFFRTYKNLEKKVTEILGWQDVDRVMPLVEKCIKAYR from the coding sequence GTGGACTTATCCCGTATTCCTGCCCAACCCAAACCGGGTTTGATTAACGTTCTGATTGAAATTTCAGGCGGGAGCAAAAATAAATATGAATTTGATAAAGAGCTACAAGCTTTTGCTCTAGATCGAGTGCTTTATTCATCAGTACAATATCCATATGACTATGGATTTGTTCCCAACACTTTGGCTGATGACGGCGATCCATTGGATGGTATGGTACTAATGGATGAGCCTACCTTTCCAGGCTGTATAATTGCTGCACGGCCAATTGGGATGTTAGAAATGATAGATGGTGGCGATCGCGATGAGAAAATTCTTTGTGTTCCTGACAAAGATCCTCGTTACGCCCACGTCAAATCTCTCAAAGATGTAGCTCCCCACCGATTGGAAGAGATTGCTGAATTTTTCCGTACATATAAAAATCTTGAGAAAAAAGTAACGGAAATCCTTGGCTGGCAAGATGTGGATCGGGTAATGCCTTTAGTTGAAAAATGTATCAAAGCTTATAGATAG
- a CDS encoding anthranilate phosphoribosyltransferase family protein yields the protein MSDIFRELLKKVGSGNHTGENLTRAEAATATSMMLLGEPTPAQIGAFLIAHRIKRPTGEELAGMLDAYDQIGPKLQPIASPRPIIVLGIPYDGRTRTAPISPIIALLLAAAGQPVLMHGGDRLPTKYGLPLVEVWQGMGVDWTKLPLETTQQVLEQTGIGFVYTPRHFPLTKRIWEYRDQLGKRPPFATMELIWCPYAGDAHIVGGFVHPPTEAMFQAAFAQRRVTKFTTVKGLEGSCDLPRDRTAIIGLSVLDNTQTIAPIERLHLVAREYGFSSKNVPLLGIEELVAQMQEVLQGISSELMQTALWNGGFYLWRSGICDSLRSGIAKAEELLVQGAVAAKLQQLTQVVYNLSPVHNSKLLTIES from the coding sequence ATGAGTGATATATTTCGGGAATTACTGAAAAAAGTAGGCAGTGGTAACCATACGGGAGAAAATTTGACTCGTGCGGAGGCTGCTACAGCAACTAGCATGATGCTGCTAGGTGAGCCGACACCAGCCCAAATCGGAGCGTTTTTGATTGCGCACCGCATCAAACGTCCAACCGGTGAAGAGTTAGCTGGGATGTTGGATGCTTACGATCAGATCGGTCCTAAACTGCAACCAATCGCCTCGCCGCGACCGATAATAGTCTTGGGCATACCTTATGATGGCAGAACCCGTACTGCACCAATTAGCCCGATCATAGCTTTATTATTAGCCGCAGCTGGACAACCTGTACTGATGCACGGTGGCGATCGCCTACCCACAAAATATGGTTTACCCTTAGTAGAGGTTTGGCAGGGTATGGGAGTTGATTGGACTAAGCTACCCCTAGAAACGACTCAGCAGGTACTGGAGCAAACTGGTATTGGCTTTGTTTATACTCCTCGTCATTTTCCTCTCACCAAAAGAATTTGGGAGTACCGCGATCAACTAGGTAAGCGCCCACCTTTTGCCACAATGGAATTAATTTGGTGTCCCTATGCTGGTGATGCTCACATTGTTGGGGGATTTGTTCATCCTCCCACCGAAGCAATGTTTCAAGCAGCCTTCGCCCAGCGAAGAGTAACAAAATTTACAACAGTCAAGGGATTAGAAGGTAGCTGTGACTTGCCACGCGATCGCACCGCCATTATTGGCTTATCTGTGCTTGATAATACCCAGACAATAGCCCCAATTGAAAGGTTACATCTGGTTGCTCGCGAATACGGCTTTAGCAGTAAAAATGTACCCTTGCTTGGCATAGAAGAACTCGTGGCACAGATGCAAGAGGTATTACAAGGTATATCTTCAGAATTAATGCAAACAGCCTTATGGAACGGAGGATTTTACCTGTGGCGCTCCGGTATTTGCGATAGTTTGCGATCGGGTATAGCCAAAGCAGAAGAATTATTAGTTCAGGGTGCGGTAGCTGCAAAGCTCCAACAACTTACTCAAGTAGTTTATAATCTTTCTCCAGTTCATAATTCAAAATTATTAACTATTGAAAGTTAA